Genomic DNA from Prunus persica cultivar Lovell chromosome G1, Prunus_persica_NCBIv2, whole genome shotgun sequence:
TTGCCGCCAAACGGATACTTAGGTACATCAAGGGCACTATTGATCTCGGCCTCACCTTTACTCCTTAAACTGTCGTTGCTCGCCTCTCCGCCTATTCTGATGCAGATTGGGCTGGGTGCCCCGACTCTCATCGGTTCACCATTGGATATGTGATTACTCTTGGAACTAATCTCATCTTATGGTGTTCCAAGAAGCAACCCATATTCTCGCGCTCTAGTATAGAGTCGGAATATCATGCCCTCTGTCATGCTTGTGCCGAAACCACTTGGCTATGCTCCCTTCTTCATGAATTGGGTGTACGTCTTAGGTTCCCGGTCCAACTCTTTTGTGACAATCTCAGCACCACGTGCATGGCTGCCAATCCAGTTTTCTATGCTCGCACACGTCACATTGAGTTGGACTATCACTTTGTTCGTGAAAAGGTGGCTCTTGGAAGTCATCAAATCTGCTTTGTTCCTTCTGTCGACCAACCTGCGGACCTGTTCACCAAAGCCCTTCACAAGCCACGCCATCAGTGTATGTCTTCCAAACTTGTGCATCCTGTGACGCCCAGTTTGCAGGGGGGTGTTAACGCAGCCTTTCTTTCTTAGCCTACATGGAAGTCAACTTTACAATCTCCTCCTAGCAATTAGCCTTTCCTGCTGTAAATTGGattttcagctgtaaatcagATTGTATTCATGTCTCTATTATTTCCTACCTTAAGTAGATATCCTGTACTAATATAAATAGGGGCTTTGTGTAATATGTTAAATACAAGGAAATATATTCTCTACACTTGGATGTCTAGGTGCTGCTCGCTTTGGAGCTATGCAGGCATTTCCTATTGCATGGGATCAATTGCCTCAGTTTACTTCCAAAAAGAATTACAGGGAATCTGAAGTAAGAAGGGCAGAAAGTCTTGCCAATGCTTATGAATTTATAAGGTACTAACATATATATCTTCCTAAATTTCTTATTGAAACTGAGGCACACAAAATTTTGTaacttttatttgttctttaaCAAGGCATAGTCTATATATAATCCAGTGGTATGAAAGATGGATATCAAACTTAATGTGGAGAAAGAGGGGTGCAACTCTCAGGGGGTCAAAAGCATAGAATAGCACTTGCTTGAGCGATACTCAAGAACCCGAGAATGCTCCTATTAGATGAAGCAACCAGTGCTCTCGATAGCGTATTGGAGACTCTAGTCTAGGAAGCGCTTGACAAGATGATGGTTGGTAGAACATGTGTAGTGGTAGCTCATCGGCTGTCCACGATACAAGGGGCAGACTCCATTTCTGTGATAGAGAATGAAAAGGTTGTGGAACAAGGTTCACACAATGAGCTACTTGCCATTGGACGTGGAGGAGCATATTTATTCAGCTTCAAAACAGCCACTCTGCTTAACAGCTGAGTTTTTACTCCACTCAGAAATGGCAATGGCACAGTAGATAGATTTAATATGTAACGCTTTAAGGAAGGAATGTTATGTTTCAATAAGAAGTAAGGGGGCATGACCAACCTGAAAAGGTTGAAACAAACGACCTGTCGTTGGACAACAtgtttatatattgttttgatgatgccttttcattttttaagtcAGCAAAACTCCTTGGGGATGAGCCTGAAAATATACAAGCAGATGCTAGCAAAATCTAAGatgcgttttttttttttttgcaccaAAATCTAAGatgcgttttttttttttttgcaccaAAATCTGAGATGCGTTTTTTTTAGCCAATCATTAACTCAAAATGTGTTCAAGGACAAGGGGCATACTTCCAACAGCACAATCTAGTAAGTTTGGCTCAGAGTTGATGATGAAACTTAAAGAATCAAAATTGAGTTCAACATAATCTACTCACACGTGTCAAATTAATATGCATCTCAAAGATTCACCCAGGCCGGTTGATGACCCATGTTTGAAGAATTTTCCTTTGACTTTTTGGCCTGACATGtttgaagaattaaaaaaactaagaaaagacaaaaagatttTGTCTTGTTATATTTCCTAATGTTGCATGAAGGCAAGAGGAATGCCAAGAAAACCAGAAACATAGTTGGAATTTATGGAAACCAACATTTCGACAAGTCCTAAGTAATCAAACAAAATGCCGATTTATTCTAAAATGTGCATTAAGTTATTAGCTATATATGATCCATTTGGTATCAGTGAAGTTGAAAATGTCATAAAATACAAGAAGGGAAGGCCACCTCTAGTAAGTTATCTTATCTCTTAACcatggtttttttgttttttgtttttgggttacTAACTAAGCCAGCGACTAAGCTATCTCATCTCTTAAAcaatgtgaattttatttctattaATTTGCAAGTGATTGGTGTGATTTGTATTCTGTAGCTTGTAAGATGGGGAAGAAGGGAGGGCTTTTCAAGTATGCAGATGGTGTGGACAAGTTGCTGATGGTGTTTGGGACTTTGGGCAGCATTGGAGATGGGTTGATGACACCTCTTACAATGCTTGTTCTCAGCCGTGTGATCAATGAATATGGAGGTGGAGAAGGCACTCTTACTTTCTCCAATGCCATTGTGGACAAggttaatttgctagttttaTCAAACTGTCCTGTCCTCAGACTAAGAATTTtggttggtttatatatttccATTTTATATGGCCAAGGCTAACAAAGTGCCAACTCGTTTTCTTTGATTCACAGTACTCACTCAGGCTGCTCATTGTTGCAATTGGAGTTGGAGTATCTGCTTTCATTGGTATTATGTCAACTTTAAATTTCTAtgtttgtttctctttcaGGGGTTGTTTGGTGCTTCGGTTTCTTTAGTCTCTACAAACATGATAGGCTTCTAGAGCTCTGAACCTGCAACACTGGGTTTTCTGGTTTTAGAGTTGTCAAATCATCTTGAGTGAACATAATCTGCAGACTATATAGTATATACACACTTGAGTGAACATAAGCTGAAGAACCACGTACCATTTCCAATGatgcatattatatatacttgtCAACATTGGTAACTTGCAGAAGGAATTTGTTGGACCAGAACTGCTGAGAGACAGACATCTCGGATGAGAATGGAATACTTAAAGTCAGTCCTCAGGCAAGAAGTTGCCTTCTTTGACAGTCAAGCTAATTCTTCCATGACCTTCCAAGTCATTTCTACTATCTCGTCTGATGCCCATTTAATCCAAGACACAATAGCTGAAAAGGTTTTCAATTgcccttggcatgccttgttcttcttctttcttcttcatacTGTAAACATGTATTGATCACCTGTATTTCTCCTTTTATGTAGATGCCAAACTGCCTGGCTCACCTCTCATCATTCCTCTTCTGCTTTCCTGTTGCCTTCGTGCTTTCTTGGCGGCTGGCACTGGCTGCTCTTCCGTTCTCCCTCATGTTTTTGATTCCTGGAATTGTATTTGGGAAGGTGCTCAAGGACTTGGGAGCTGAGACAAACGGTGCCTATAGGGTTGCTGGAGGGATTGCGGAACAAGCAATCTCATCAATCCGTACAGTTTATTCGTATGTTGGGGAAAATCAAACACTAAAAAAGTTCAGCATTGCTCTTGAAAAAAGTACAGAGCTCGGCATAAAACAAGGTTTCACAAAGGGACTTCTCATAGGGAGCATGGGAATGATTTATGCTGTTTGGGCTTTTCAGGCTTGGGTTGGTAGCAAACTTGTTACTGAGAGAGGAGAAAAAGGTggtcttgtttttatttctggAATCTGTGTAATTCTGGGAGGATTGTAAGTTACTTTTCTTTATACTTCTTTTCTATATGCAACCACATGTCTATCACTTCAGGTATATAAACATATCAGAATGTATCAATATATGCATACGTGTTTGAACTTatgtatgtaattttatatgaACTGCATTCAATTACCTTGATGTTTCTTGTGTGTTATAAGACTCTTGTAAGAACTGATACGCCTCTCTTTCCCTAGGaatctcctctctttttttcccctcaTTTGTCTCAACTAACGGCTTCAATCTCGTATTTTCAGGGCCATTATGAATGCGCTTCCAAATCTCTCTTTTATCACCCAGGCTACTGATGCTGCTGCCAGAATATTTGAAATGATTGACCGCATTCCTGCTATTGACTCTGAAGATGAAAGGGGAAAAGTTTTAGCATATGTGAAGGGCGATATCGAATTTAGAAAGGTTAATTTCTGCTATCCATCAAGACCTGATACCCCAGTTCTTCAAGGACTCAACCTTAAAGTCCAAGCTGGTAAGATGGTGGGTCTTGTTGGAGGCAGTGGTTCTGGAAAGTCAACAATCATTTCTTTACTTGAAAGATTTTATGATCCAGTAAAAGGAGATATTCTCCTTGACGGATACAAGTTAAATAAATTTCAGCTGCAATGGTTGAGATCCCAGATGGGACTGGTCAATCAAGAGCCAATTCTCTTTGCAACATCCATAAaagagaatattttatttggaaaGGAAGGAGCTTCAATGGAACTTGTAATAAGTGCAGCTAAGGCTGCAAATGCACATGACTTCATTGTCAAACTCCCCCTAGGATTTGACACTCAAGTATGCCACAATATTATAATCATTCCAAGTTTCAAGCAAAACTAATTATTCAATGTATTCATGGCTATATTTGAGTTGAAGTTTTTTACCTCTTACTTCAGGTTGGGCAATTTGGAGTTCAATTGTCTGGAGgacaaaagcaaaggattTCTATAGCAAGAGCAATAATCAGAGACCCAAAAATTCTTTTGCTTGATGAAGCCACAAGTGCTTTGGATGCGCAATCTGAAAAAGTTGTGCAAGAAGCCTTGGACCAAGCTTCACAAGGAAGAACAACAATTGTCATAGCTCACCGCCTCACCACAATCCGCAAGGCTGATTTGATAGTGGTTCTTCAATCAGGTAGAGTGGTGGAAATGGGATCTCATGAGGACTTGGTCCACAAGAACGATGGAGAAGGTGGAGCATACAGTAAAATGCTGCAATTGCAGCAACAAGCAATGCGGAATGGTCCTGACATTTCCTATCATCCAGAGGATATTATAATCAAGCATCCACGAACTCCACATACACCAAATAGTGTGAGATCAAGCTTGCAAAACAGCCCTGCACTGAGGAGTGCGAGATCAAGCTGGCAAAACAGCCCGGTACCAAGGAATGTAAGATCAAGCTGGCAAAACAGCCCGGCATATCCAATCACCCCAATATTTTCCATCAGCATTACAAACTCCTTTCAAGCAGGCCAGTATGATGAATTTGACGATGAAATGTCACAAGACAGCTCTTATCCTTCCTCTTCTACTTGGCGTTTATTTAAAATGAATGCACCTGAGTGGAAGCAAGCAATACTAGGGTGTCTAGGGGCTGCTGGCTTTGGATCTATTCAGCCAGTTCATGCCTATTGCTTAGGAACAGTTGTAGCAGTTTACTTCCAAACAAACAATTCCACCATCAAATCAGAAACCAGATTCTACTGCTACATCTTCTTAAGCCTAGCAGTTTTCAGCTTCATTGCTAATCTCCTCCAACATTACAATTTTGCAGTTATGGGAGAGCGTTTATCCAAAAGGGTTCGAATAAAAATGCTCGAAAAAATTCTCACCTTTGAGATAGGGTGGTTTGATCAGGATGAAAACACAAGTGCTGCCATCTGTGCACGGCTAACCACTGAAGCAAACATGGTTAGATCCCTCACTGCAGATCGTATATCATTGTTGGTTCAGGTCTTTTTCAGTGCCTCCATAGCTTTTGTGATTGGACTGATAGTAACATGGAGGATAGCCATTGTAATGATTGCAATACAACCTTTGCTCATAGGAAGCTTCTATTCAAGGAGTGTTCTAATGAAGAGTATGTCTATAAAAGCACAGAAAGCACAGGCTGAGGGTAGCCAACTAGCTAGTGAAGCTGCTTTCAACCACAGAACTATCACTGCATTTTCCTCTCAGAATAGGATATTAAATCTGTTTGGAGATGCAATGAGAGGGCCTAGGAAGGAGAACATCAAACAGTCATGGATTTCAGGTTTTGGTCTGTTCAGCTCCCAATTCTTGACAACAGCTGCAATAGCCTTGACTTATTGGTATGGGGGGAGGCTAATGAATCAAAATTTAGTAACGGCGAAACACCTGTTTCAAGTTTTCTTCATCTTAATGAGCACTGGTAAAAACATTGCAGATGCAGGAAGCATGACTTCTGATCTAGCGAGAGGGGGGAGAGCCATCAAATCAATATTCTCCATCCTAGGCAGAGAGAGTGAAATTTCATCAGAAGAGCTTGAAGGGATAAAAAAGACTTTCAAGGGTCACATAGAACTAAAGAATGTTGTATTTGCTTACCCAGTCAGGCCTGACCAGATGATCTTCAAGGGCCTGAATCTCAAGATAGAAGCTGGAAAAACAATGGCACTAGTGGGACAGAGTGGTTCTGGAAAATCCACTGTCATTGGCTTGATTGAAAGATTTTATGACCCACTAAATGGATCAGTATCCATAGATGGATGTGACATCAAGCTCTATAATTTGAGAAAGTTGAGGTCACAAATAGCTTTAGTAAGCCAGGAGCCTACTCTTTTTGGAGGAACCATCCATGAAAACATAGTCTATGGTAAAGAAAATGCAACAGTAGCTGAAGTAAGAAAGGCAGCAAAGCTTGCCAATGCTCATGAATTTATAAGGTACGGCTACATTTTTCTCCACATTAACATTTAAATTGTTGATCCTAATGCaaaatgcttttttttataaatttttattttattttatgttgcagcTCTATGGAAGAGGGATATGAGACTTACTGTGGAGAAAGAGGAGTTCAACTATCAGGAGGGCAGAAGCAGAGGATAGCACTTGCACGAGCGATGCTAAAGAACCCAACAATCCTTCTGCTGGATGAAGCAACCAGTGCACTTGATAGTGTGTCAGAGAATTTAGTCCAGGAAGCACTGGAGAAGATGATGGTTGGCAGAACATGTGTTGTTGTAGCTCACAGGTTGTCAACTATACAAAAAGCAGACTCCATTGCTGTGATAGTGAATGGGAAAGTAGCAGAAAAAGGATCACACCATGAGCTACTTGCTATCGGACATGGCGGTGCCTACCATTCTCTGATAAAACTGCAAATCAATCAGTCTCCATACCATTTGTCCATGCAGGTGTAAGGTGAGGACAGTCCATGTAATTCCTGCAGGGGAAGTTTTTGGTAAAGCAGTAGaaattgaccccaaaaaaagaaaacaaaaaagaaaaaggcataTATATGGAGCTGCATGAAAACGTAGAATCCCATAGCTTTCAAGTTCAACGTGAAGGCTGGGAAACTTCCATGATTATTAAACAAAGTTTTCCTGAATTGATGAAACACAATAAGGTTGATGATGTCGTCATGTTTTGTTCTCTGCAAATTCTCACAATCAACATTTTGTCTTGACTACTAACAAATTGTTTCTGCAATCAATTTTTCCAGTCAAACTACAGGTTCAATATTTcactaaaaataattgtttcaATGCTCATTTGCTTTTCCTCGGATCTATAGGCACATAATTTAACAAGTAAAAATGCATGGCTGcttaaatatataaaccaaaaaCATAAGGCACATAAACGGCGCATATGTTAACTTTAAAACGTAAAATGACAAAGTATCTATGATAATTCATTGATAAACGCGAATTCTTAGTTAGATGCAGAGATGGGAATAATTGTGAAAATGTATACTGAAATCAGTAAAGGTACAAGATATTTTGCTATGATAGTGGATTAAGCATCATTTGAACCATAAAATTTGGGCAACGTGACAAAACGTCCGCTAGACCAAAGCAGAAACTAAAGCAAACCAACTTCAAAAGCCCCAGAAAAGAAGGGGACAAACTACAAAAGCCATCAAACAGGAGGAAGCTAGCCAGAATTAGGAGatataagagcaactccaggGAGGAGCCCAAGCCCGAGGCTGGGGGGAGGCCAAGcaaaaaatccaattccagCAGGTCACTTTTGCCTGGGCTGGATGCGGGACACACGAAGACGGGCTGGCACGAAGGCAGGTCTTGTCCGACTTGTAGCCCGAGAGGGGAGGATGACGTCGGCGTGTGCTGACGTCAACCCTGCGCTCCACCAACAGCTAGAAGACATGTGTCGTCGTCTGGGCGCTCCGATCGACTGCTCTCCAATCCAACGGTTGTGCTTTTTTTTgctataaaattatgaaaaaaaattcgaaattttttttaaaaaataccaaaaaattcttgaaactttttttttcttctagaaATACCTACCAATACTCTTTACTTTCAACATCAAAtcctcatatattttcttctatttctactattattcactttttaCCCAacattttttcacttttaaattgtatttttatttatcatcttatccgaaaattttatccaattgagatatgaatttttataataaatattgacatgtACGAAcctaaaaatcttatccgaaaatattatccaaattaattgtttaggtaaacaaatttgtgaaaaaaaacaaaaaaaatgaatagtatttttcatttgccatgacaatgggtggaaacacacaTTGCTTTTTGCAAGGGCAGTCACTATTTACAtgaatagtagctgccctagtcccccctttgccatggcaaagggcaaataggtggagttgctctaggACGCCATTCATGAGTCACAggaattctttgtttttcttctatatTTCCCAATGTTGCAAGGAGGCAAAAGGCAAAgccaaaaaaacaagaaacacaGAAGCTGGACTTATGAAGACATTTCTACACCAGTCTCATGTAATCAACAAAATGCCAATTTATTCTGAAACGAGTATTAACTATATGCAAAGACTTACCCACTACCTATTGGTGTAGTGATACTTATCTTCCCAATGTTAGAAGAGGTCCCAAGTTCCAATCCGCCCTTCCTAAatgatcaaaagaaaaactataaGCAAAGATTTTAGTCCGAAACTGAATgattacttttaaaaatatgacattATATGCGGACTCAGCAATTCATTTAaggacaaaaatatatataaggtGCAGTGGAACTtaatcaacaagaaaaaaatatgtagACTACAATAGAAAACTAGAGTCTGACATGGATTACAATCTCCAAGTAtaaattaggggtgggcacggttcggtttggaccgatttttgcctcaaattagaaccgatccggtactattcatccggtttggttcggttcggttttaataaaaaaatttcaaaaactgtcggTTCGGTTTGAATCGATTTCGGTCCGATTcgattttgaaccggattataaaaattattttttaatacaattctcaactgaaatattattttttttacttgaaaattaacaaattattcaatttcatataaaaaataaatattaaagtgagaaaagagagatattttgacattgaacttggataaatattaagttttttttagtgaaattaaaaatatagcattaaatataaatatatattgaaattatatatttttttagtttcaccggttcggtttttgaagacatggaaccggatccggaaccggtccaaaccggtccggttcggtttttgactttttggtcaattcggtttttttccagtttggttcggtttggttcggtttggttcggttctgatttccggttcgcccggttcgccggtttgagtgcctacccctagtataaatatatttcaTATCACAAGTTAAAATGTCAGAAAATACAAGAAGGTAAGCCTAATGTTATCTCATCTCATGACAATAAAGCCTAATGTTAATTGCATGGTGGCATGAAATTTCATAAGATGGAGACTTAAGGTTATTTCTCTTTGTAAGTGTCACTGTCCTGCATGCAGCAGCTTGTAAGATGGCGAAGAAAGGTGGAATTTTCAGGTATGCAGATGGTGTGGACAAGTTATTATTGGTTTTGGGGACTCTGGGTAGCACTGGAGATGGGTTGATGACACCGTTGATGATGCTGGTCCTCAGCCGTGTGATCAACGAATACGGAGGCGGTACTTTCTCCAGTGACATTGTGGACAAGGTATGCAAAATCATGGAACTAACTGTCATGGCTTTCAAACTGTCCTGAGGTATTGAATTTTGGTTAGTCTTACCAGTTCATATGGCTAAGAAAGTGCAACACATATTCTTTACAGTACTCACTCTGGCTGCTCTTTGTTGCAATTGGAGTTGGAATATCTGCTTTCATTGGTATTATGTTAACTTTGAGCCTTATTGGTTTTTGTGGCCAAGTCTTTACCCCTGAAAACATGTATTTCAACAACACTCATTTGATTGTATCATTTTGAATGTTGTGTGATTAATGTTATTGACCTGTCAACATTCAGGATTTGCAGAAGGAATTTGTTGGACCGGAACTGCTGAGAGACAGGCATCTCGCATGAGAATGGAATACTTCAAATCAGTCCTCAGGCAAGAAGTTGCCTTCTTTGACAAACAAGCTAATTCTTCCATGATCTTCAAAGTCATTTCTACTATCTCTTCTGATGCCCATTTAATCCATGACACAATAACCGAGAAGGTTTTCAATTGTTTATGGGccttgctcttcttcttcttcttcactctGTAATCTTGAATTGATCAACCTGtatttcctctgtttttgTAGATACCGAATTGCCTGGCTCACCTCTCATAATTTATCATCTGCTTTTCATTTGGATTTGTACTGTCTTGGGGACTGGCAGTGGTTTCTCTTCCATTCTCACTCATGTTTATCGTTCCAGGATTTGTATTTCGGAAGGTACTCAAGGACTTGGGAGCTAAGATAAATGGTGCCTATGGGGTCGTTGGAGGTATTGCAGAACAAGCACTGTTTATTCATATGTTGGGGAGCATCAAATACTaaataggttcaacattgcTCTTGAAAAAAGTACACAACTTGGCATAAAGCAAGGTTTCTCAAAGGGATTACTGATAGGGAGCATGGGAAGGATTTATGCTGCTTGGGCTTTTCAGGCTTGGGTTGGTTGCAAACTTGTTACTGGGGAAGGAGAAAAAGGTGGCCATGTTTTTATTTCTGGAATCTGTGTGATTATGGGAGGATTGTAAGTTTCCTAaactcaacaaaaagaaaaaataataataataataaattttctaAGTTCAAAACTCTTGTAAGAATCAACGCACATCTTCAATCTTGTATTTTCAGGTCCATAATGAATGTGCTTCCAAATCTCTCTTTCATCACTGAGGCGCTGCTACCTGGATATTGGAGATGATTGACCGCATTCCTGTTATTGACTCAAAGGATTAAAAGGGAAATTTTTTAGCATATGTGAAAGGAGATATCAAATTTAGAGATGTTGATTTCTGCTACCCATCGAGATCGGATAGCCCAGTTCTTCAAGGACTCAATCTTAAAGTCCAAGCTGGTAAGATGGTGGGTCTAGTTGGAGGCAGTGGTTCTGGCAAGTCAACAATCATTTCTTTGCTTGAA
This window encodes:
- the LOC18792715 gene encoding putative multidrug resistance protein; its protein translation is MGKKGGLFKYADGVDKLLMVFGTLGSIGDGLMTPLTMLVLSRVINEYGGGEGTLTFSNAIVDKYSLRLLIVAIGVGVSAFIEGICWTRTAERQTSRMRMEYLKSVLRQEVAFFDSQANSSMTFQVISTISSDAHLIQDTIAEKMPNCLAHLSSFLFCFPVAFVLSWRLALAALPFSLMFLIPGIVFGKVLKDLGAETNGAYRVAGGIAEQAISSIRTVYSYVGENQTLKKFSIALEKSTELGIKQGFTKGLLIGSMGMIYAVWAFQAWVGSKLVTERGEKGGLVFISGICVILGGLAIMNALPNLSFITQATDAAARIFEMIDRIPAIDSEDERGKVLAYVKGDIEFRKVNFCYPSRPDTPVLQGLNLKVQAGKMVGLVGGSGSGKSTIISLLERFYDPVKGDILLDGYKLNKFQLQWLRSQMGLVNQEPILFATSIKENILFGKEGASMELVISAAKAANAHDFIVKLPLGFDTQVGQFGVQLSGGQKQRISIARAIIRDPKILLLDEATSALDAQSEKVVQEALDQASQGRTTIVIAHRLTTIRKADLIVVLQSGRVVEMGSHEDLVHKNDGEGGAYSKMLQLQQQAMRNGPDISYHPEDIIIKHPRTPHTPNSVRSSLQNSPALRSARSSWQNSPVPRNVRSSWQNSPAYPITPIFSISITNSFQAGQYDEFDDEMSQDSSYPSSSTWRLFKMNAPEWKQAILGCLGAAGFGSIQPVHAYCLGTVVAVYFQTNNSTIKSETRFYCYIFLSLAVFSFIANLLQHYNFAVMGERLSKRVRIKMLEKILTFEIGWFDQDENTSAAICARLTTEANMVRSLTADRISLLVQVFFSASIAFVIGLIVTWRIAIVMIAIQPLLIGSFYSRSVLMKSMSIKAQKAQAEGSQLASEAAFNHRTITAFSSQNRILNLFGDAMRGPRKENIKQSWISGFGLFSSQFLTTAAIALTYWYGGRLMNQNLVTAKHLFQVFFILMSTGKNIADAGSMTSDLARGGRAIKSIFSILGRESEISSEELEGIKKTFKGHIELKNVVFAYPVRPDQMIFKGLNLKIEAGKTMALVGQSGSGKSTVIGLIERFYDPLNGSVSIDGCDIKLYNLRKLRSQIALVSQEPTLFGGTIHENIVYGKENATVAEVRKAAKLANAHEFISSMEEGYETYCGERGVQLSGGQKQRIALARAMLKNPTILLLDEATSALDSVSENLVQEALEKMMVGRTCVVVAHRLSTIQKADSIAVIVNGKVAEKGSHHELLAIGHGGAYHSLIKLQINQSPYHLSMQV